A single genomic interval of Acidobacteriota bacterium harbors:
- the larC gene encoding nickel pincer cofactor biosynthesis protein LarC: MMRVIYFDCFSGISGDMVLGALLSLGLPEELLKEELKKLPLPQFQIRREMVSRSHIAGVRVVIEAKEKAVFRRPSEMKQAIEESMLKPEVKEKAIETLSRLSSAEAEVHKKDEEKVHFHELGDIDTMIDIVGAAIGFDYLEVLGFTSSPVNAGSGFVDTAHGRLPVPSPAVSVLLQGVPIFSMGDGELTTPTGAAILTTYVKRFEPIPKMRLIQVGYGAGSKEVAGIPNLLRLFLGEYEEGTTYFEETVVIEANIDDMSPQLSGWMIERLLDAGALDVYLQPVVMKKSRPGVLLSVISPLDKVEELSRLIFEETTTIGLRTYPVLRRKLTREEVPVSTPYGEVRVKVSRFSGKVVNFAPEYEDCRRIAKEKRVPLKLVQQAAIKSFLDGLS; the protein is encoded by the coding sequence TTGGACTCCCCGAAGAACTCCTTAAAGAGGAGTTGAAGAAGCTCCCCCTCCCCCAGTTTCAGATAAGAAGGGAAATGGTATCCCGTTCTCACATCGCTGGGGTGAGAGTGGTTATCGAAGCGAAGGAGAAGGCAGTCTTTCGTCGCCCTTCGGAGATGAAGCAGGCGATCGAGGAAAGCATGCTTAAACCAGAGGTGAAGGAGAAGGCGATCGAGACACTCTCTCGTCTTTCTTCTGCTGAGGCAGAGGTTCACAAGAAGGATGAGGAGAAGGTCCATTTTCACGAGCTCGGTGATATCGATACGATGATCGATATCGTGGGTGCGGCGATTGGCTTCGATTATCTTGAAGTTTTAGGGTTCACCTCCTCGCCAGTTAATGCGGGAAGCGGATTTGTCGATACCGCTCACGGACGACTTCCGGTCCCTTCTCCTGCTGTCTCCGTCTTGCTTCAAGGGGTTCCTATCTTCTCTATGGGCGATGGGGAACTCACCACTCCCACCGGTGCCGCCATCCTTACTACCTATGTTAAGCGGTTTGAACCCATCCCTAAGATGCGGCTTATACAGGTAGGCTATGGGGCAGGGAGCAAGGAGGTGGCTGGCATCCCCAATCTCCTTAGGCTTTTTCTTGGCGAATATGAGGAGGGGACCACTTACTTTGAGGAAACAGTGGTTATCGAGGCGAATATAGACGATATGAGCCCTCAACTCTCCGGCTGGATGATCGAGCGATTACTTGATGCCGGGGCGCTCGATGTCTATCTTCAGCCGGTAGTGATGAAGAAGTCCCGCCCTGGGGTACTCCTCTCGGTAATATCTCCGCTCGATAAGGTGGAGGAACTCTCCCGGCTCATCTTTGAGGAGACGACCACCATCGGACTTCGCACATATCCTGTCTTACGGCGGAAGCTCACCCGGGAGGAGGTTCCTGTTTCCACCCCTTATGGGGAGGTGAGGGTAAAGGTGTCTCGTTTCTCCGGCAAGGTGGTCAACTTCGCCCCCGAATACGAGGATTGCCGGAGGATAGCTAAAGAGAAAAGGGTGCCGCTTAAATTGGTGCAACAGGCGGCGATTAAATCTTTCTTGGATGGATTAAGCTAA
- the folE gene encoding GTP cyclohydrolase I FolE produces the protein MMDHEKIKKGVRLILEGIGEDPDRPGLRETPGRIARMCEEIFAGVGKDPASNLKVIEGETYDEMVILKDIPMYSICEHHLLPFIGIANIAYIPQEGRIVGISKLSRVLEALSKRPQIQERLTTELADLIDQTIKPMGVMVVIEAEHLCMTMRGVKKPGSVVVTSAVRGAFRTDRATREEALTLLRTKSGIKRNT, from the coding sequence GTGATGGATCACGAAAAGATCAAGAAAGGGGTACGCCTCATTCTCGAGGGGATAGGTGAGGACCCGGATCGACCTGGCCTTCGCGAGACCCCTGGCCGGATTGCCCGGATGTGCGAGGAGATCTTCGCTGGAGTGGGGAAGGACCCTGCGTCCAACCTCAAGGTGATCGAGGGAGAGACCTACGACGAGATGGTCATACTCAAGGATATCCCGATGTACTCCATCTGCGAGCACCATCTCCTCCCCTTTATCGGAATCGCTAATATCGCTTACATCCCCCAGGAGGGGAGGATAGTGGGAATAAGCAAACTATCCCGGGTGCTTGAAGCCCTCTCCAAGAGACCCCAGATCCAGGAACGGCTTACTACCGAGCTTGCCGATCTCATCGACCAGACGATAAAGCCTATGGGGGTGATGGTGGTAATAGAGGCGGAACACCTCTGTATGACGATGCGTGGGGTCAAGAAACCGGGTTCGGTGGTGGTTACCTCTGCTGTGCGAGGGGCGTTCCGGACGGACAGAGCTACCAGGGAGGAGGCGCTTACCCTTCTCAGGACAAAGAGCGGAATAAAGAGAAATACATAG
- the metG gene encoding methionine--tRNA ligase subunit beta — protein sequence MGNEEKVEVTLDEFNKMGLTVGKVLEVEKVEGSKKLLKLVVDIGREKRTVVAGIAGYYQPEELLGKCVIVVANLKPARLLGVESQGMILAADVDGRPIIATFEEDVPAGAPVR from the coding sequence ATGGGAAACGAGGAGAAGGTTGAGGTTACCCTAGATGAATTCAATAAGATGGGATTAACCGTGGGCAAGGTGCTTGAGGTGGAGAAGGTTGAGGGGTCGAAGAAGCTCCTTAAGTTGGTGGTGGATATAGGAAGGGAGAAGCGCACCGTGGTCGCCGGCATCGCTGGTTATTATCAGCCGGAGGAGCTTCTCGGCAAATGCGTTATCGTGGTTGCCAATCTCAAGCCTGCCCGGCTCCTCGGGGTGGAGTCCCAGGGAATGATCCTTGCTGCTGATGTCGACGGGCGCCCAATCATCGCCACCTTCGAGGAAGATGTGCCAGCGGGTGCTCCGGTGAGGTAG